A stretch of the Gavia stellata isolate bGavSte3 chromosome 11, bGavSte3.hap2, whole genome shotgun sequence genome encodes the following:
- the LOC132317732 gene encoding RING finger protein 223 gives MAEPAQKGGVGQGGRREDEAAAAAAPSYEDYECKICYNYFDLERRAPKLLECLHTFCQECLSQLHLRAAQQPSAAEPGPGPGRSAGGSLACPLCRHRTALPDHRVHGLPVNTKLAAACPPQLRARDPLPQDSLPPLPPRRPPRAREAAAALAPPAPAPAGRAGPRSSGGGYESCQSCKRAALSAGCVCVVVSFLSMVVLLFTGLIFVNQYGGDAGPGASASPSPVGPICLSVASILALFSVVVTWLICWLKYRPEAAAATGGATANGTPRGRAAAARRSDT, from the coding sequence ATGGCCGAGCCGGCGCAGAAGGGCGGCGTAGGGCAaggcgggcggcgggaggatgaggcggcggcggcggccgcccccaGCTACGAGGACTACGAGTGCAAGATCTGCTACAACTACTTCGACCTGGAGCGGCGGGCGCCCAAGCTGCTGGAGTGCCTGCACACCttctgccaggagtgcctgagccaGCTGCACCTGCGGGCCgcccagcagccctccgccgccgagccggggccggggcccgggcGGTCGGCCGGCGGCTCCCTGGCCTGCCCGCTCTGCCGCCACCGCACGGCGCTGCCCGACCACCGCGTCCACGGCCTCCCCGTCAACACCAAGCTggccgccgcctgcccgccgCAGCTGCGGGCCCGCGACCCGCTGCCCCAGGACAGcctgccgccgctgccgcctcgccgcccgccccgcgcccgggaggcggcggccgccctcgccccgccggcccccgcccccgccggccgggccgggccgcgctccTCGGGCGGCGGCTACGAGAGCTGCCAGAGCTGCAAGCGGGCGGCGCTGAGCGCCGGCTGCGTGTGCGTCGTCGTCTCCTTCCTCTCCATGGTGGTGCTGCTCTTCACCGGCCTCATCTTCGTCAACCAGTACGGCGGCGACGCCGGGCCCGGCGCCTCGGCCTCGCCGTCGCCGGTGGGGCCCATCTGCCTGTCGGTGGCCAGCATCCTCGCCCTCTTCTCCGTCGTCGTCACATGGCTCATCTGCTGGCTCAAGTACCGGcccgaggcggcggcggcgaccGGCGGGGCGACCGCCAACGGcaccccgcggggccgggcggcggccgcccgcAGGAGCGACACGTAG